A single genomic interval of Pan paniscus chromosome 18, NHGRI_mPanPan1-v2.0_pri, whole genome shotgun sequence harbors:
- the CMTM2 gene encoding CKLF-like MARVEL transmembrane domain-containing protein 2 isoform X2, which translates to MAPKAAKGAKPEPAPAPPPPGAKPEEDKKDDKEPSDKPQKAVQPKHEVGTRRGCRRYRWELKDSNKEFWLLGHAEIKILSLGCLIAAMILLSSLTVHPILRLIITMEISIFSFFILLYSFAIHRYIPFILWPLQDLFNDLIACAFLVGAVVFAVRSWRSMNLHYLFAVILIGAAGVFAFIDVCLQRNHFRGKKAKKHMLVPPPGKEKGPQQGKGPEPAKPPEPGKPPGPAKGKK; encoded by the exons ATGGCACCTAAGGCGGCAAAGGGGGCCAAGCCAGAGCCAGCGCCAGCTCCACCTCCACCCGGGGCCAAACCCGAGGAAGATAAGAAGGACGATAAGGAGCCATCGGACAAACCTCAAAAGGCGGTGCAGCCCAAGCACGAAGTGGGCACGAGGAGGGGGTGTCGCCGCTACCGGTGGGAATTAAAAGACAGCAATAAAGAGTTCTGGCTCTTGGGGCACGCTGAGATCAAGATTCTGAGTTTG GGCTGCCTAATAGCGGCAATGATACTGTTGTCCTCACTCACCGTGCACCCCATCTTGAGGCTTATCATCACCATGGAGATATCCAtcttcagcttcttcatcttACTGTACAGCTTTGCCATTCATAGATACATACCCTTCATCCTGTGGCCC CTTCAGGACCTCTTCAACGACCTGATTGCTTGTGCGTTCCTTGTGGGAGCCGTGGTCTTTGCTGTGAGAAGTTGGCGATCCATGAATCTCCACTACTTATTTGCTGTG ATCCTTATTGGTGCGGCTGGAGTTTTTGCTTTTATCGATGTGTGTCTTCAAAGAAACCACTTCAGAGGCAAGAAGGCCAAAAAGCATATGCTGGTTCCTCctccaggaaaggaaaaaggaccCCAGCAGGGCAAGGGACCAGAACCCGCCAAGCCACCAGAACCTGGCAAGCCACCAGGGCCagcaaagggaaagaaatga
- the CMTM2 gene encoding CKLF-like MARVEL transmembrane domain-containing protein 2 isoform X1, whose protein sequence is MAPKAAKGAKPEPAPAPPPPGAKPEEDKKDDKEPSDKPQKAVQPKHEVGTRRGCRRYRWELKDSNKEFWLLGHAEIKILSLDLFNDLIACAFLVGAVVFAVRSWRSMNLHYLFAVILIGAAGVFAFIDVCLQRNHFRGKKAKKHMLVPPPGKEKGPQQGKGPEPAKPPEPGKPPGPAKGKK, encoded by the exons ATGGCACCTAAGGCGGCAAAGGGGGCCAAGCCAGAGCCAGCGCCAGCTCCACCTCCACCCGGGGCCAAACCCGAGGAAGATAAGAAGGACGATAAGGAGCCATCGGACAAACCTCAAAAGGCGGTGCAGCCCAAGCACGAAGTGGGCACGAGGAGGGGGTGTCGCCGCTACCGGTGGGAATTAAAAGACAGCAATAAAGAGTTCTGGCTCTTGGGGCACGCTGAGATCAAGATTCTGAGTTTG GACCTCTTCAACGACCTGATTGCTTGTGCGTTCCTTGTGGGAGCCGTGGTCTTTGCTGTGAGAAGTTGGCGATCCATGAATCTCCACTACTTATTTGCTGTG ATCCTTATTGGTGCGGCTGGAGTTTTTGCTTTTATCGATGTGTGTCTTCAAAGAAACCACTTCAGAGGCAAGAAGGCCAAAAAGCATATGCTGGTTCCTCctccaggaaaggaaaaaggaccCCAGCAGGGCAAGGGACCAGAACCCGCCAAGCCACCAGAACCTGGCAAGCCACCAGGGCCagcaaagggaaagaaatga
- the CMTM3 gene encoding CKLF-like MARVEL transmembrane domain-containing protein 3 isoform X1, with amino-acid sequence MWPPDPDPDPDPEPAGGSRPGPAVPGLRALLPARAFLCSLKGRLLLAESGLSFITFICYVASSASAFLTAPLLEFLLALYFLFADAMQLNDKWQGLCWPMMDFLRCVTAALIYFAISITAVAKYSDGASKAAGVFGFFATIVFAIDFYLIFNDVAKFLKQGDSADETTAHKTEEENSDSDSD; translated from the exons atgtGGCCCCcagaccccgaccccgacccggACCCCGAGCCTGCCGGCGGCTCCCGTCCCGGCCCCGCGGTCCCCGGGCTCCGCGCCCTGCTGCCGGCGCGGGCTTTCCTCTGCTCTCTCAAAGGCCGCCTCCTGCTGGCCGAGTCG GGTCTCTCATTCATCACTTTTATCTGCTATGTGGCGTCCTCAGCATCTGCCTTCCTCACAGCGCCTCTGCTGGAGTTCCTGCTGGCCTTGTACTTCCTCTTTGCTGATGCCATGCAGCTGAATGACAAGTGGCAGGGCTTGTGCTGGCCCATGATG GACTTCCTGCGCTGTGTCACCGCGGCCCTCATCTACTTTGCTATCTCCATCACGGCCGTCGCCAAGTACTCGGATGGGGCTTCCAAAGCCGCTGGG GTGTTTGGCTTCTTTGCTACCATCGTGTTTGCAATTGATTTCTACCTGATCTTTAACGACGTGGCCAAATTCCTCAAACAAGGGGACTCTGCAGATGAGACCACAGCCCACAAGACAGAAG AAGAGAATTCCGACTCGGACTCTGACTGA
- the CMTM3 gene encoding CKLF-like MARVEL transmembrane domain-containing protein 3 isoform X2, with translation MLPKLGSNFWAQAIHLPGPLKVLGLQGLSFITFICYVASSASAFLTAPLLEFLLALYFLFADAMQLNDKWQGLCWPMMDFLRCVTAALIYFAISITAVAKYSDGASKAAGVFGFFATIVFAIDFYLIFNDVAKFLKQGDSADETTAHKTEEENSDSDSD, from the exons atgttgcccaagctggggtcaaatttctgggctcaagcaatccacctgcctggacctctcaaagtgctgggattacag GGTCTCTCATTCATCACTTTTATCTGCTATGTGGCGTCCTCAGCATCTGCCTTCCTCACAGCGCCTCTGCTGGAGTTCCTGCTGGCCTTGTACTTCCTCTTTGCTGATGCCATGCAGCTGAATGACAAGTGGCAGGGCTTGTGCTGGCCCATGATG GACTTCCTGCGCTGTGTCACCGCGGCCCTCATCTACTTTGCTATCTCCATCACGGCCGTCGCCAAGTACTCGGATGGGGCTTCCAAAGCCGCTGGG GTGTTTGGCTTCTTTGCTACCATCGTGTTTGCAATTGATTTCTACCTGATCTTTAACGACGTGGCCAAATTCCTCAAACAAGGGGACTCTGCAGATGAGACCACAGCCCACAAGACAGAAG AAGAGAATTCCGACTCGGACTCTGACTGA
- the CMTM3 gene encoding CKLF-like MARVEL transmembrane domain-containing protein 3 isoform X3 translates to MQLNDKWQGLCWPMMDFLRCVTAALIYFAISITAVAKYSDGASKAAGVFGFFATIVFAIDFYLIFNDVAKFLKQGDSADETTAHKTEEENSDSDSD, encoded by the exons ATGCAGCTGAATGACAAGTGGCAGGGCTTGTGCTGGCCCATGATG GACTTCCTGCGCTGTGTCACCGCGGCCCTCATCTACTTTGCTATCTCCATCACGGCCGTCGCCAAGTACTCGGATGGGGCTTCCAAAGCCGCTGGG GTGTTTGGCTTCTTTGCTACCATCGTGTTTGCAATTGATTTCTACCTGATCTTTAACGACGTGGCCAAATTCCTCAAACAAGGGGACTCTGCAGATGAGACCACAGCCCACAAGACAGAAG AAGAGAATTCCGACTCGGACTCTGACTGA